From Vicia villosa cultivar HV-30 ecotype Madison, WI unplaced genomic scaffold, Vvil1.0 ctg.001470F_1_1_1, whole genome shotgun sequence, the proteins below share one genomic window:
- the LOC131635356 gene encoding squamosa promoter-binding-like protein 13A: MESWNFVSQDKGSIFGWDLKTPSSFLGQQTIENETNQSFEELGFHGMLGKQLMNNLDDDVVVGGSSKIVMAGPNAFSVSSQEHFNSKLSNSLVDTNDCNSLIDLKLGGFGDHGGAIGASFSKGGAVLSSSSGSLPPTKRVRSSGVNSQIAYCQVYGCNKDLSGCKEYHKRHKVCEIHSKTSKVIVNGIEQRFCQQCSRFHLLAEFDDGKRSCRKRLAGHNERRRKPQVGIHSGRAGRLLQPYGDSRFQGSMLTSASFICQDILPSEVFSPERCGASNWWRPIKAEDGTGTGFRPLSSIPITNAHPHSRTLFPSYGDKQFPFLHENAPTSATGSIFCEDNSQYPPILEGSNSRSQSLFQDTSLGSEDFNVFETESTVQGLSGVSDGGCALSLLSSQSQNSSSQSSGIPVPRHLVIPSSHSHYNMNQVSDKMIGMSSQASSGVSDRFPSELNPTDGNHLSPILISDNNEIVHFEMADRIFQGSDFINVKDRLSSEDGTTIDLLQLSSQLQRVEHQRRALQVKQENGSSCSLRIT; this comes from the exons ATGGAGTCTTGGAATTTTGTTTCTCAAGATAAAGGTTCAATCTTTGGTTGGGATTTGAAAACCCCATCTAGTTTTTTAGGTCAACAAACCATTGAAAATGAGACCAATCAAAGTTTTGAGGAATTGGGTTTTCATGGAATGTTGGGGAAACAATTGATGAATAatcttgatgatgatgttgttgttggtggtagTAGCAAAATTGTTATGGCTGGACCTAATGCATTTTCAGTTAGTTCACAAGAACACTTCAATTCCAAGCTTTCAAACTCATTGGTAGACACTAATGATTGTAATTCACTCATTGATTTGAAGCTTGGTGGATTTGGTGATCATGGAGGTGCAATTGGTGCATCATTCTCTAAGGGGGGTGCGGTTTTATCGTCGTCGTCTGGATCGTTACCGCCGACGAAGAGGGTGCGGTCTTCGGGAGTGAACTCGCAGATTGCTTACTGTCAAGTGTATGGATGTAATAAGGATCTGAGTGGTTGTAAAGAGTATCACAAGAGGCATAAAGTTTGTGAGATTCATTCAAAGACTTCTAAAGTTATTGTTAATGGAATTGAACAAAGGTTTTGTCAACAATGTAGTAG GTTTCATTTGCTGGCTGAATTTGATGATGGTAAGCGTAGCTGTCGTAAGCGTCTTGCAGGCCATAACGAGCGCCGAAGAAAGCCACAAGTTGGTATTCACTCTGGAAGAGCTGGGAGGTTGCTTCAACCATATGGCG ATAGCAGATTCCAGGGAAGCATGCTAACATCGGCATCTTTTATATGCCAAGATATACTCCCCAGCGAGGTCTTTTCTCCTGAGAGATGTGGAGCTAGTAACTGGTGGAGACCTATAAAAGCCGAAGACGGAACCGGAACTGGTTTTAGGCCTCTTTCTTCTATTCCAATTACCAATGCACATCCTCATTCAAGAACTCTATTTCCTTCATATGGCGATAAACAATTTCCCTTTCTACACGAAAATGCTCCTACGTCTGCTACAGGAAGCATCTTCTGTGAAGACAATAGCCAATATCCTCCTATCCTCGAAGGCTCAAATTCCAGATCACAATCATTATTCCAAGATACCTCCTTAGGAAGCGAAGACTTCAATGTTTTCGAAACAGAATCAACTGTTCAAGGATTATCGGGAGTATCAGATGGTGGTTGTGCTCTCTCTCTTCTGTCATCTCAATCCCAGAACTCTTCAAGCCAATCGTCGGGAATTCCCGTGCCGCGTCATCTGGTCATTCCGAGCAGCCATAGCCATTATAACATGAATCAGGTTTCTGATAAAATGATAGGAATGAGTTCACAAGCATCAAGTGGTGTGTCAGATAGGTTTCCGTCTGAATTAAATCCGACAGACGGAAATCATCTCAGTCCTATACTGATATCAGACAACAATGAAATTGTCCATTTTGAAATGGCAGATCGGATTTTTCAAGGGTCAGATTTTATCAATGTAAAAGATCGTCTTTCGAGTGAAGACGGCACGACCATTGACTTGCTTCAACTTTCCTCACAACTTCAGCGCGTTGAGCACCAGAGACGAGCCTTGCAGGTGAAGCAAGAAAATGGTTCTTCTTGCTCTCTCCGGATTACTTAA
- the LOC131635354 gene encoding probable UDP-arabinopyranose mutase 2 gives MSSSSSFATPVLKDELDIVIPTIRNLDFLEDWRPFFQPYHLIIIQDGDPSKVIKVPEGYDYELYNRNDINRILGPKASCISFRDSSCRCFAFALSKKKYIFTIDDDCFVAEDPSGKRIDAVQQHLKNLQTPSTPFFFNTLYDPYREGADFVRGYPFSLREGVPTAVSHGLWLNVPDYDAPTQLVKPLERNTRYVDAVMTIPKGTLFPMCGMNLAFNRELIGPALYFGLMGAGQPISRYDDMWAGWCVKVISDHLGLGVKTGLPYLRHNKASNPFVNLKLEYKGIFWQEELIPFFQSVTFPKECTTPQQCYLELSKMVKEKLGLIDEYFIKLADAMVTWIEVWDELNPSEEKTVALSIGSEK, from the exons atgtcatcatcatcatcatttgcaaCACCGGTTCTGAAAGATGAACTGGATATCGTGATTCCAACAATAAGGAACCTCGATTTCTTGGAAGATTGGAGACCATTCTTTCAACCATATCATCTCATCATCATACAAGATGGTGACCCTTCTAAAGTCATCAAAGTCCCTGAAGGCTATGACTATGAACTTTATAACCGTAACGATATTAACCGTATTTTGGGTCCTAAGGCTTCATGTATTTCGTTCAGAGACTCTTCATGTCGTTGCTTTGCTTTCGCTTTATCCAAAAAGAAATATATCTTTACCATTGATGATGACTGCTTT GTTGCTGAAGATCCTTCTGGAAAAAGAATTGATGCTGTGCAGCAACACCTTAAGAACCTGCAGACTCCATCAACCCCATTTTTTTTCAACACTCTGTATGATCCATATAGAGAAGGTGCAGATTTTGTCCGCGGATATCCGTTCAGTCTTCGGGAAGGTGTCCCAACAGCTGTCTCTCATGGACTCTGGCTTAACGTTCCTGATTATGATGCTCCTACTCAGCTTGTCAAGCCTCTCGAAAGAAACACTAG GTATGTAGATGCTGTCATGACAATCCCAAAAGGAACTCTCTTTCCCATGTGTGGTATGAATTTGGCGTTCAACCGTGAATTGATTGGTCCTGCTTTGTATTTCGGACTCATGGGTGCTGGCCAACCTATTAGTCGGTATGATGATATGTGGGCTGGCTGGTGTGTGAAG GTGATAAGTGACCATTTGGGACTAGGAGTGAAGACAGGATTGCCTTATCTCAGGCACAACAAAGCTAGTAACCCATTTGTGAACCTCAAGTTAGAGTACAAAGGAATTTTCTGGCAGGAAGAATTGATACCATTTTTCCAATCTGTTACTTTTCCAAAGGAATGCACAACTCCTCAGCAATGCTATCTTGAACTCTCCAAAATGGTTAAAGAAAAGCTTGGATTGATTGATGAGTATTTCATCAAGCTAGCTGATGCCATGGTTACTTGGATTGAAGTTTGGGATGAGCTTAACCCATCTGAAGAAAAAACTGTTGCATTGAGTATTGGTTCAGAAAAGTAG